A window from Erythrolamprus reginae isolate rEryReg1 chromosome 11, rEryReg1.hap1, whole genome shotgun sequence encodes these proteins:
- the RELB gene encoding transcription factor RelB, whose amino-acid sequence MQRVGRMSLLRNGLERYGVSGPAAPGSLQDSFPQQLSQTLSDLSLQPQLVPRGLPPPLPLPPGRDLDAPWPAPGPSGRSTSGSPSDTLRDPPELLIIEQPKQRGMRFRYQCEGRSAGSILGEGSSETNKTLPTIELKNVEGIPEVKVTACLVWKDWPYRIHPHSLVGKDCSNGLCEVTLKPRINATHSFNNLGIQCVKKKDIEDSIEKKLQLGIDPFKAGSLKNHQEVDMNVVRICFQASYQDSMGKRWQLNPVLSEPIFDKKSTNTSELKIYRMNKEHGSCIGGEEFYLLCDKVQKEDISVVFRKDAWEGRADFSQADVHRQIAIVFKTPPYQHLDILEPVEVEVYLRRLTDSVSSEPFTFTYLPKDTDTYRVNKKRKQGMPDVLGEFSGPDPHGIEAKRKKKKPDYLDHFNLTPSAADFCLPSAEDSGFLPSMERIILPDLFEEFGRYSGFFGPTLSDVVMPSATNYSERPEQDFLLDAYSVHSGITVPLALPGDSEPEGVATLVGSSMFPSQYGEDEEDLGMENPADV is encoded by the exons ATGCAGAGAGTTGGAAGGATGAGCCTTTTGCGGAACGGGCTGGAGCGTTACGGGGTCTCGGGCCCAGCGGCCCCGGGTTCGCTCCAGGATTCCTTCCCCCAACAGCTGTCCCAGACCCTCAGCGACTTGTCCCTGCAGCCTCAGCTGGTCCCCAGAGGGCTGCCGCCGCCTCTTCCGCTGCCCCCCGGCCGTGATTTGGACGCTCCTTGGCCCGCTCCTGGCCCTTCGGGGCGCTCCACGTCGGGGTCTCCGAGTGACACCCTGCGGGACCCACCCGAGCTCTTGATCATCGAGCAGCCGAAACAGCGAGGGATGCGCTTCCGCTATCAATGCGAAGGGCGCTCGGCTGGGAGCATTTTGGGAGAAGGGAGCAGCGAGACCAACAAGACGCTGCCCACCATTGAG CTGAAGAACGTTGAGGGGATCCCGGAAGTGAAGGTGACGGCTTGCTTGGTTTGGAAGGACTGGCCCTATCGGATCCACCCTCACAGCCTGGTAGGGAAGGACTGCAGCAACGGGCTCTGTGAAGTGACCCTGAAGCCTCGCATCAACGCCACCCATAG CTTTAACAACCTCGGAATCCAGTGTGTGAAGAAGAAGGACATAGAAGACTCCATCGAGAAGAAGCTGCAACTTGGAATTGACCCTTTCAAAG CCGGCTCGCTGAAGAATCACCAAGAGGTGGACATGAACGTGGTGCGGATCTGTTTCCAGGCCTCTTACCAGGATTCCATGGGGAAAAGGTGGCAGCTGAACCCGGTCCTCTCGGAGCCCATCTTTGACAAGA AATCCACAAACACCTCCGAGCTCAAAATCTACCGGATGAACAAAGAACACGGGAGCTGCATTGGTGGCGAAGAATTTTATCTGCTGTGTGACAAAGTCCAGAAAG AAGACATCTCCGTCGTTTTCCGGAAGGATGCTTGGGAGGGCAGAGCTGATTTTTCCCAAGCGGACGTCCATCGGCAGATTGCCATTGTCTTCAAGACCCCACCTTACCAACACCTGGACATCCTGGAGCCTGTGGAAGTGGAGGTCTACCTGCGTCGCTTGACGGACAGCGTTTCCAGCGAACCGTTCACGTTTACCTACCTGCCCAAAGACACAG ATACATACCGGGTCAACAAAAAACGGAAGCAAGGAATGCCTGATGTCCTGGGAGAATTTTCTGGTCCAG ATCCTCATGGAATTGAAgccaaaaggaagaagaagaagcctgACTATCTAGATCACTTCAACTTGACTCCTTCAGCAGCAG ACTTCTGCCTGCCTTCTGCGGAAGACTCGGGTTTTCTGCCCAGCATGGAACGTATCATTCTGCCGGATCTCTTTGAGGAATTCGGCCGGTATTCCGGGTTTTTCGGCCCCACCTTGAGCGACGTGGTTATGCCTTCTGCTACAAACTATTCCGAGAGACCAGAACAGGACTTCTTGCTTGATGCTTATTCGGTCCATTCGGGCATCACCGTCCCTCTGGCGCTGCCGGGGGACTCTGAGCCCGAAGGAGtggccactttggtgggaagcagCATGTTCCCGAGCCAGTACGGAGAGGATGAAGAAGATCTGGGAATGGAGAACCCCGCGGACGTGTGA